The DNA segment TGGAATTAGAGTACAAAGATCACATTAGCCCTATCCTGAAAGACGGCGTAAAAAACTACCTCATTGATATCGATGGAACCATTACAGAGGACGTTCCGAACGAAGAACCAGAAAGAATGGTTACCTGCGAGCCTTTTCCCGATGCATTGGAAACCATCAACAAATGGTATGATGAAGGTCACCAGATATGTTTTTTCACATCGAGAACAGAAAACCTGAAACAGATTACCATTGACTGGCTGGATAAACACGGTTTCAAATACCACAGTGTATTATGCGGAAAGCCAAGAGGGGGAAATTACCACTGGATCGATAATCACCTGGTAAGAGCAACACGGTATAAAGGTAAATTTACTGATCTTGTTGAAAAACAGGTTACCATTGAAGTTTTTAAAGAAGACGGAGAATAAAAATTTAATTCAAAGATTAAACGATTAATTTTTGGGTTAATCGCTAGTCTTTACTTTAATCTACAAAGTTTATGAAAGTTTTAGCAAACGACGGCCTGGATCAATCCGGTATTGATGCACTCACTGAAAAAGGTTTTGAAGTAATCACTGCAAAAGTTCCTCAGGAGTTTTTGATGGATTATATTAATGAGCATAAGATCCGCACATTGCTGGTACGAAGTGCCACACAGGTCAGAAAAGATATTATTGACAATTGTCCGTCCCTCGAAATCATCGGGAGAGGTGGTGTAGGAATGGATAATATTGATGTGGATTATGCCAGAGAAAAAGGTATTCATGTAATCAATACGCCTTCAGCTTCTTCAGAATCGGTGGCAGAACTGGTTTTTGCCCATTTGTTTTCCGGAGCAAGATTTTTGCAGGATTCCAACAGGAAAATGCCTTTGGTAGGTGATTCCGAATTTGCAGCCCTGAAAAAAGCATATGCAGCCGGTATTGAACTGAAAGGAAAAACAATCGGTATTGTAGGAATGGGAAGAATCGGGCAGGAGGTTGCTAAAATTGCACTCGGCCTTGGAATGAGAGTGGTAGCAGCAGATAGCAATGTGGGAAGAGCAAGTATTAAGGTAACTTTCTATAACAACCAGTTCATCAATGTTGATATCGAAACGGAACCGCTACAGGATGTTCTTAAACATTCAGATTTTATAACGCTTCATGTGCCGGCGCAAAAAGACGGATATATGATCGGTAAAAATGAATTTGAAATGATGAAAGACGGAGTTGCCATCGTAAACTGCTCAAGAGGTGGCGTTATCGATGAAACAGCATTGATCGAAGCCTTAAATTCAGGAAAAGTGAAATTCGCAGGACTGGATGTTTTTATCAATGAGCCTACACCTTCCAAAGAAATCCTCAATCATCCGAAAATTTCCATGACACCACACACCGGTGCTTCAACACTGGAAGCTCAGGACAGAATCGGGCTTTCATTGGCAGAGCAGATATCCAGTATTTTACAGATTCAGTAGTACAATATTAATCACAATAATAAAGCACTTCATACGAAGTGCTTTTCTTTATATATTATTTTTAGTTTTAAGTAAATCTCTTATTTCTGTAAGTAATTTCTGGTCTTCCGTAAGTACCGGTGGCGGAGGTGCTGTTTCCGGTTTTTTATTAAGACTGTTTACACCTTTAATAAGAAGAAATAGAACAAAAGCAACTATAAGGAAGCTGATAACCGAAGATAAAAAATTACCATATTTTACCCCTCCCCAGGAAAGTTCTGCAATATTTTTAACATTAGCCTTTTCCAAAGCCGGATTCAGAAGAAGTGGTGTAATGATGTCATCAACAAATGACTTTACAATGGCACTGAACGCAGCACCAATGATGACACCGACTGCAAGATCAAGCACGTTCCCTTTGAACGCAAATTCTTTAAATTCTTTAACAAATCCCATATTTATATTTTTAATTATTGTCTAAAATCAGGTTAATTTACAAAAAAATATGTAATTGTTTCATTTTAATTCCTTCTTTAGCGAATAATTTGCGTAGATAAGGACTGTTTTCTAATATTTTATTATAAATTTTATATGTACCGGTTTTTTTAAAATTACTTTTTTGTAAATTGCTGATAGCACATTATTAAATATCAATCAATGAAAATTTTTACAGCAGAGCAGATTCGCGACTGTGATCAATACACTATAAAAAATGAGCCGGTTTCTTCTGTACAGCTTATGGAAAGAGCTGCAGAATCATGCGTGGAATGGATCTCTGAAAACTGTAATCATCACCGTAATTTTGTTGTTTTCTGTGGAAGCGGAAATAATGGGGGCGACGGTTTTGCTATTGCCAGAATGCTTTACCAGAAAGGATTCGATATAGATGTATTTACTCATACAAAAGCTAAGTTTTCTTCCGATGCTCAGGAAAATTTCAGGCACATCAAAGAAATTTCAGGAATAACAGTCAGGGAGTTTAAAGAAGTATTCAATTATCGTTTTGACAGCAGAACAGTGATTATTGATGCGCTCTTCGGCACCGGACTTTCAAGAAGTCTGGACGGTGATATGAAAAACCTGGTAGAGTTTTTAAATCAGAAAAAAAACATAAAAATTTCCATTGATCTGCCTTCTGGTCTTCTGGCTGATGCTGTTTCAGATTCTGATTCGGTTGTTTTTATGGCAGACTATACGTTAAGTTTCCAGTTCTGGAAAAAATCTTTTCTCCATGCCGAAACCGGAAAGTTTGCAGGAAGAGTTCAGGTGTTGGATATTCATTTAAGTCAGGATTATATTGATGAAACTGAAACGGAAGATTTTGTAATTGATGATGAGATCATTAAAACTATTTTTAAAATAAGAAGTGAATTTTCGCATAAAGGAACTTATGGAAAGGTAAATATTATCGCCGGAAGCTATGGGAAAATGGGAGCGGCAGTACTTTCTACCAGGTCTGCTCTGAAGACAGGTGCAGGTCTCACTTTTACACTGGCTCCAAAATGCGGATACGAAATTTTGCAGACTTCTGATCCGGAGGCCATGTTTATCGAAGGCGGAAAAGATTGTATTGAAAGTTTCGATGTTGATGAAACAGCTGTTTGCGGAATAGGTCCCGGAATCGGAACCCATGAAAAAACAGCGACAAGTCTTCTTAAGTTTTTAAAAAGCTATTCAAAACCGTTGATTCTTGATGCAGATGCTTTAAATATTATAGCTCAGGATCCTGCCAGTTTAAATTTAATTCCTAAGAAATCGATTATCACTCCCCATCCCAAAGAATTTGAAAGGCTTTTCGGAAAAACGAAAAATTCTTTTGAAAGAACGGAGCTGGCTAAAAGTAAAAGCCGGGAGCTGCAGATTTATATTGTTTTAAAAGATCATCATACCCAGATTGTTACCCCGGAAGGCAAGGTTTTCTATAATATCACAGGCAATTCCGGGCTGGCCAAAGGCGGGAGCGGCGATATTCTTACGGGAATTATCACTTCATTCCTGGCACAGCAGTATACAGAGCAGGAAGCAGCAGTGTTGGGCGTATGGTTCCATGGAAAAGCAGCTGAATTTGCTTCAGAGAAACATTCCAAAGAATCCATGCTTCCATCTGATGTAATTAATGAGTTTGGGAATGTATTTTCTGAATTGAATGGTAAAGTGGAGAAGCTTTTATGAGAAGCTTTTAAAGATAATAGACGAGAGAATACGTCAGATTCCAGTCTTGAACTTTGTTTGACTACACCGAAATAACATTCACCGAGTAAAAGAATATAATCTTCGATTCTAAGACAAAAGATAATTGAATAATCTTAATCAAAAAATGATAACCAAATAAAAAGCAAGCCTTCACGACTTGCTTTTACTTGTTTGTAATAAAATATCTTAAGAATTATTCAGGTTTTTCATTTTCCGCCTGTGTGATTCTGAACTTTTTAGATATAATCATGATTACGACGCCGGCAATCATAAAAGGAATTGATAATACCTGTCCGGTATTCAGTCCTCCGAACTGAATGAATTCATCA comes from the Chryseobacterium nepalense genome and includes:
- a CDS encoding LNS2 domain-containing protein; protein product: MELEYKDHISPILKDGVKNYLIDIDGTITEDVPNEEPERMVTCEPFPDALETINKWYDEGHQICFFTSRTENLKQITIDWLDKHGFKYHSVLCGKPRGGNYHWIDNHLVRATRYKGKFTDLVEKQVTIEVFKEDGE
- a CDS encoding NAD(P)H-hydrate dehydratase produces the protein MKIFTAEQIRDCDQYTIKNEPVSSVQLMERAAESCVEWISENCNHHRNFVVFCGSGNNGGDGFAIARMLYQKGFDIDVFTHTKAKFSSDAQENFRHIKEISGITVREFKEVFNYRFDSRTVIIDALFGTGLSRSLDGDMKNLVEFLNQKKNIKISIDLPSGLLADAVSDSDSVVFMADYTLSFQFWKKSFLHAETGKFAGRVQVLDIHLSQDYIDETETEDFVIDDEIIKTIFKIRSEFSHKGTYGKVNIIAGSYGKMGAAVLSTRSALKTGAGLTFTLAPKCGYEILQTSDPEAMFIEGGKDCIESFDVDETAVCGIGPGIGTHEKTATSLLKFLKSYSKPLILDADALNIIAQDPASLNLIPKKSIITPHPKEFERLFGKTKNSFERTELAKSKSRELQIYIVLKDHHTQIVTPEGKVFYNITGNSGLAKGGSGDILTGIITSFLAQQYTEQEAAVLGVWFHGKAAEFASEKHSKESMLPSDVINEFGNVFSELNGKVEKLL
- a CDS encoding D-2-hydroxyacid dehydrogenase; amino-acid sequence: MKVLANDGLDQSGIDALTEKGFEVITAKVPQEFLMDYINEHKIRTLLVRSATQVRKDIIDNCPSLEIIGRGGVGMDNIDVDYAREKGIHVINTPSASSESVAELVFAHLFSGARFLQDSNRKMPLVGDSEFAALKKAYAAGIELKGKTIGIVGMGRIGQEVAKIALGLGMRVVAADSNVGRASIKVTFYNNQFINVDIETEPLQDVLKHSDFITLHVPAQKDGYMIGKNEFEMMKDGVAIVNCSRGGVIDETALIEALNSGKVKFAGLDVFINEPTPSKEILNHPKISMTPHTGASTLEAQDRIGLSLAEQISSILQIQ
- the mscL gene encoding large conductance mechanosensitive channel protein MscL, producing MGFVKEFKEFAFKGNVLDLAVGVIIGAAFSAIVKSFVDDIITPLLLNPALEKANVKNIAELSWGGVKYGNFLSSVISFLIVAFVLFLLIKGVNSLNKKPETAPPPPVLTEDQKLLTEIRDLLKTKNNI